Proteins co-encoded in one Bubalus bubalis isolate 160015118507 breed Murrah chromosome 7, NDDB_SH_1, whole genome shotgun sequence genomic window:
- the LARP7 gene encoding la-related protein 7 isoform X2 produces MEVESGNKEKAMEESIEKRKEVEKKKRSRVKQVLADIVKQVDFWFGDANLHKDRFLREQIEKSRDGYVDISLLVSFNKMKKLTTDGKLIARALKSSAVVELDLEGTRIRRKKPLGERPKDEDERTVYVELLPKNVNHSWIERVFGKCGNVVYISIPHYKSTGDPKGFAFVEFETKEQAAKAIEFLNNPPEEAPRKPGVFPKTVKNKPIPALSVTEEKKKKKKKKGRTKKDDNIQTKESNMDASKESVCKKRSRTTSESSEVEVTEPQKQPTKKKKKREKTEVSSLPLVKAGKRKRSGSEDADCLTPKVKVKKVSQKDVKKEAPEVCKENKELEVSTEEEKDTGDIKDGSLLKAKRKHKKKHKERHKMGEEVIPLRVLSKTEWLDLKKEYLALQKASMASLKKTISQIKSQSEMETNGVPTNSGMKNEQTNSEECGPQEKVNSAGPQFVSGVIVKIVSTEPLPGRKQVRDTLAAISEVVYVDLLEGDTECHARFKTPEDAQAVVTAHSEIKKKHCWKLEILSGDHEQRYWQKILVDRQAKLNQPREKKRGTEKLITKAEKIRLEKTQQASQHIRFSEYD; encoded by the exons ATGGAAGTTGAAAGTGGAAATAAAGAAAAGGCAATGGAAGAAAgcatagaaaagagaaaagaagtagaaaaaaagaaacggTCTAGAGTTAAACAGGTGCTTGCAGATATTGTGAAGCAAGTGGACTTCTGGTTTGGAGATGCAAATCTCCACAAGGATAGATTTCTTCGAGAGCAAATAGAAAAATCTAGAGATGGAT ATGTTGATATATCACTTCTTGTGTcattcaacaaaatgaaaaaattgacCACTGATGGAAAGTTAATAGCCAGAGCACTGAAAAGTTCTGCTGTTGTAGAG ctggatttagaaggcACCAGAATCAGGAGGAAAAAGCCACTGGGTGAAAGGCCAAAGGATGAGGATGAGCGGACAGTGTACGTG GAATTACTTCCCAAAAATGTTAACCACAGCTGGATTGAGAGAGTATTCGGGAAATGTGGCAATGTTGTTTATATAAGTATACCACATTATAAATCTACTGGGGACCCAAAGGGATTTGCCTTCGTGGAATTTGAAACAAAAGAACAAGCTGCAAAAGCTATTGAG tttcttAATAACCCACCAGAGGAAGCACCAAGAAAACCTGGTGTATTTCCCAAGACCGTGAAAAACAAGCCCATTCCTGCTCTCAGTGTAACTG aagaaaagaaaaagaaaaaaaagaagaaaggccgAACAAAGAAAGACGACAATATCCAGACCAAGGAGTCAAATATGGACGCGAGCAAGGAAAGTGTCTGTAAAAAAAGATCAAGGACCACATCTGAGAGCTCTGAAGTAGAGGTTACAGAACCCCAGAAGCAacccacaaagaaaaagaaaaaacgagAAAAAACTGAAGTATCCAGCTTACCTTTAGTCAAagcaggaaagaggaaaagaagcgGCTCTGAAGATGCAGACTGCCTCACTCCCAAAGTGAAAGTTAAGAAAGTGTCACAGAAAGACGTTAAAAAAGAAGCTCCAGAAGTttgtaaagaaaacaaag AATTAGAAGTCTCTACGGAAGAGGAAAAGGATACTGGAGATATAAAAGACGGATCCCTactgaaagcaaaaagaaagcatAAGAAAAAACATAAAGAGAGGCATAAAATGGGAGAAGAGGTTATTCCATTACGAGTACTATCAAA AACAGAATGGTTGGATTTGAAGAAAGAGTATTTAGCACTGCAAAAAGCCAGCatggcttctttaaaaaaaacaatatcccaaataaaatcacaatcagaaatggaaacaaatggagTACCTACTAATtctggaatgaaaaatgaacaaa CAAACAGTGAAGAATGTGGTCCTCAGGAGAAAGTTAATTCAGCAGGACCGCAGTTTGTGAGTGGTGTGATTGTGAAGATCGTTAGCACCGAGCCTTTACCTGGCAGGAAACAAGTCAGG GATACTTTGGCAGCAATCTCAGAAGTTGTTTATGTTGATTTGCTGGAAGGAGATACAGAATGCCATGCTAGATTTAAAACTCCTGAGGATGCTCAAGCAGTAGTAACTGCACATtcggaaattaaaaagaaacactgcTGGAAACTAGAGATTCTTTCTG gtGATCATGAACAGAGGTATTGGCAGAAGATTTTGGTAGATAGGCAGGCCAAACTTAATCAACCTCGTGAAAAGAAAAGAGGCACTGAGAAG ttAATCACAAAAGCTGAAAAGATTAGACTCGAAAAGACTCAACAAGCAAGTCAACACATAAGATTTTCTGAAtatgactga
- the LARP7 gene encoding la-related protein 7 isoform X1, with the protein MEVESGNKEKAMEESIEKRKEVEKKKRSRVKQVLADIVKQVDFWFGDANLHKDRFLREQIEKSRDGYVDISLLVSFNKMKKLTTDGKLIARALKSSAVVELDLEGTRIRRKKPLGERPKDEDERTVYVELLPKNVNHSWIERVFGKCGNVVYISIPHYKSTGDPKGFAFVEFETKEQAAKAIEFLNNPPEEAPRKPGVFPKTVKNKPIPALSVTEEKKKKKKKKGRTKKDDNIQTKESNMDASKESVCKKRSRTTSESSEVEVTEPQKQPTKKKKKREKTEVSSLPLVKAGKRKRSGSEDADCLTPKVKVKKVSQKDVKKEAPEVCKENKELEVSTEEEKDTGDIKDGSLLKAKRKHKKKHKERHKMGEEVIPLRVLSKTEWLDLKKEYLALQKASMASLKKTISQIKSQSEMETNGVPTNSGMKNEQTANSEECGPQEKVNSAGPQFVSGVIVKIVSTEPLPGRKQVRDTLAAISEVVYVDLLEGDTECHARFKTPEDAQAVVTAHSEIKKKHCWKLEILSGDHEQRYWQKILVDRQAKLNQPREKKRGTEKLITKAEKIRLEKTQQASQHIRFSEYD; encoded by the exons ATGGAAGTTGAAAGTGGAAATAAAGAAAAGGCAATGGAAGAAAgcatagaaaagagaaaagaagtagaaaaaaagaaacggTCTAGAGTTAAACAGGTGCTTGCAGATATTGTGAAGCAAGTGGACTTCTGGTTTGGAGATGCAAATCTCCACAAGGATAGATTTCTTCGAGAGCAAATAGAAAAATCTAGAGATGGAT ATGTTGATATATCACTTCTTGTGTcattcaacaaaatgaaaaaattgacCACTGATGGAAAGTTAATAGCCAGAGCACTGAAAAGTTCTGCTGTTGTAGAG ctggatttagaaggcACCAGAATCAGGAGGAAAAAGCCACTGGGTGAAAGGCCAAAGGATGAGGATGAGCGGACAGTGTACGTG GAATTACTTCCCAAAAATGTTAACCACAGCTGGATTGAGAGAGTATTCGGGAAATGTGGCAATGTTGTTTATATAAGTATACCACATTATAAATCTACTGGGGACCCAAAGGGATTTGCCTTCGTGGAATTTGAAACAAAAGAACAAGCTGCAAAAGCTATTGAG tttcttAATAACCCACCAGAGGAAGCACCAAGAAAACCTGGTGTATTTCCCAAGACCGTGAAAAACAAGCCCATTCCTGCTCTCAGTGTAACTG aagaaaagaaaaagaaaaaaaagaagaaaggccgAACAAAGAAAGACGACAATATCCAGACCAAGGAGTCAAATATGGACGCGAGCAAGGAAAGTGTCTGTAAAAAAAGATCAAGGACCACATCTGAGAGCTCTGAAGTAGAGGTTACAGAACCCCAGAAGCAacccacaaagaaaaagaaaaaacgagAAAAAACTGAAGTATCCAGCTTACCTTTAGTCAAagcaggaaagaggaaaagaagcgGCTCTGAAGATGCAGACTGCCTCACTCCCAAAGTGAAAGTTAAGAAAGTGTCACAGAAAGACGTTAAAAAAGAAGCTCCAGAAGTttgtaaagaaaacaaag AATTAGAAGTCTCTACGGAAGAGGAAAAGGATACTGGAGATATAAAAGACGGATCCCTactgaaagcaaaaagaaagcatAAGAAAAAACATAAAGAGAGGCATAAAATGGGAGAAGAGGTTATTCCATTACGAGTACTATCAAA AACAGAATGGTTGGATTTGAAGAAAGAGTATTTAGCACTGCAAAAAGCCAGCatggcttctttaaaaaaaacaatatcccaaataaaatcacaatcagaaatggaaacaaatggagTACCTACTAATtctggaatgaaaaatgaacaaa CAGCAAACAGTGAAGAATGTGGTCCTCAGGAGAAAGTTAATTCAGCAGGACCGCAGTTTGTGAGTGGTGTGATTGTGAAGATCGTTAGCACCGAGCCTTTACCTGGCAGGAAACAAGTCAGG GATACTTTGGCAGCAATCTCAGAAGTTGTTTATGTTGATTTGCTGGAAGGAGATACAGAATGCCATGCTAGATTTAAAACTCCTGAGGATGCTCAAGCAGTAGTAACTGCACATtcggaaattaaaaagaaacactgcTGGAAACTAGAGATTCTTTCTG gtGATCATGAACAGAGGTATTGGCAGAAGATTTTGGTAGATAGGCAGGCCAAACTTAATCAACCTCGTGAAAAGAAAAGAGGCACTGAGAAG ttAATCACAAAAGCTGAAAAGATTAGACTCGAAAAGACTCAACAAGCAAGTCAACACATAAGATTTTCTGAAtatgactga
- the LARP7 gene encoding la-related protein 7 isoform X3 — translation MEVESGNKEKAMEESIEKRKEVEKKKRSRVKQVLADIVKQVDFWFGDANLHKDRFLREQIEKSRDGYVDISLLVSFNKMKKLTTDGKLIARALKSSAVVELDLEGTRIRRKKPLGERPKDEDERTVYVELLPKNVNHSWIERVFGKCGNVVYISIPHYKSTGDPKGFAFVEFETKEQAAKAIEFLNNPPEEAPRKPGVFPKTVKNKPIPALSVTEKKKKKKKKGRTKKDDNIQTKESNMDASKESVCKKRSRTTSESSEVEVTEPQKQPTKKKKKREKTEVSSLPLVKAGKRKRSGSEDADCLTPKVKVKKVSQKDVKKEAPEVCKENKELEVSTEEEKDTGDIKDGSLLKAKRKHKKKHKERHKMGEEVIPLRVLSKTEWLDLKKEYLALQKASMASLKKTISQIKSQSEMETNGVPTNSGMKNEQTANSEECGPQEKVNSAGPQFVSGVIVKIVSTEPLPGRKQVRDTLAAISEVVYVDLLEGDTECHARFKTPEDAQAVVTAHSEIKKKHCWKLEILSGDHEQRYWQKILVDRQAKLNQPREKKRGTEKLITKAEKIRLEKTQQASQHIRFSEYD, via the exons ATGGAAGTTGAAAGTGGAAATAAAGAAAAGGCAATGGAAGAAAgcatagaaaagagaaaagaagtagaaaaaaagaaacggTCTAGAGTTAAACAGGTGCTTGCAGATATTGTGAAGCAAGTGGACTTCTGGTTTGGAGATGCAAATCTCCACAAGGATAGATTTCTTCGAGAGCAAATAGAAAAATCTAGAGATGGAT ATGTTGATATATCACTTCTTGTGTcattcaacaaaatgaaaaaattgacCACTGATGGAAAGTTAATAGCCAGAGCACTGAAAAGTTCTGCTGTTGTAGAG ctggatttagaaggcACCAGAATCAGGAGGAAAAAGCCACTGGGTGAAAGGCCAAAGGATGAGGATGAGCGGACAGTGTACGTG GAATTACTTCCCAAAAATGTTAACCACAGCTGGATTGAGAGAGTATTCGGGAAATGTGGCAATGTTGTTTATATAAGTATACCACATTATAAATCTACTGGGGACCCAAAGGGATTTGCCTTCGTGGAATTTGAAACAAAAGAACAAGCTGCAAAAGCTATTGAG tttcttAATAACCCACCAGAGGAAGCACCAAGAAAACCTGGTGTATTTCCCAAGACCGTGAAAAACAAGCCCATTCCTGCTCTCAGTGTAACTG aaaagaaaaagaaaaaaaagaagaaaggccgAACAAAGAAAGACGACAATATCCAGACCAAGGAGTCAAATATGGACGCGAGCAAGGAAAGTGTCTGTAAAAAAAGATCAAGGACCACATCTGAGAGCTCTGAAGTAGAGGTTACAGAACCCCAGAAGCAacccacaaagaaaaagaaaaaacgagAAAAAACTGAAGTATCCAGCTTACCTTTAGTCAAagcaggaaagaggaaaagaagcgGCTCTGAAGATGCAGACTGCCTCACTCCCAAAGTGAAAGTTAAGAAAGTGTCACAGAAAGACGTTAAAAAAGAAGCTCCAGAAGTttgtaaagaaaacaaag AATTAGAAGTCTCTACGGAAGAGGAAAAGGATACTGGAGATATAAAAGACGGATCCCTactgaaagcaaaaagaaagcatAAGAAAAAACATAAAGAGAGGCATAAAATGGGAGAAGAGGTTATTCCATTACGAGTACTATCAAA AACAGAATGGTTGGATTTGAAGAAAGAGTATTTAGCACTGCAAAAAGCCAGCatggcttctttaaaaaaaacaatatcccaaataaaatcacaatcagaaatggaaacaaatggagTACCTACTAATtctggaatgaaaaatgaacaaa CAGCAAACAGTGAAGAATGTGGTCCTCAGGAGAAAGTTAATTCAGCAGGACCGCAGTTTGTGAGTGGTGTGATTGTGAAGATCGTTAGCACCGAGCCTTTACCTGGCAGGAAACAAGTCAGG GATACTTTGGCAGCAATCTCAGAAGTTGTTTATGTTGATTTGCTGGAAGGAGATACAGAATGCCATGCTAGATTTAAAACTCCTGAGGATGCTCAAGCAGTAGTAACTGCACATtcggaaattaaaaagaaacactgcTGGAAACTAGAGATTCTTTCTG gtGATCATGAACAGAGGTATTGGCAGAAGATTTTGGTAGATAGGCAGGCCAAACTTAATCAACCTCGTGAAAAGAAAAGAGGCACTGAGAAG ttAATCACAAAAGCTGAAAAGATTAGACTCGAAAAGACTCAACAAGCAAGTCAACACATAAGATTTTCTGAAtatgactga